The following proteins are encoded in a genomic region of Gossypium hirsutum isolate 1008001.06 chromosome D05, Gossypium_hirsutum_v2.1, whole genome shotgun sequence:
- the LOC121216938 gene encoding uncharacterized protein: protein MKTLATISQVGLLHRRRQMCLRPLTTVLSPAIAPSPMVNVILMAFSQDINSLKHIALMEAKMKKLSDLLSKTIEQTKENVAKKLALTYKEMEQECKEIMDGFAEGKDLVVSVMSAMGEEQICALKDIGPK, encoded by the exons ATGAAAACCCTTGCAACAATAAGTCAAGTTGGTTTACTCCACCGCCGCCGCCAAATGTGCCTGAGGCCATTAACAACAGTACTGTCACCTGCAATTGCTCCTTCCCCAATGGTGAATGTCATATTGATGGCAT TTTCACAAGACATTAACAGTCTGAAACATATTGCATTGATGGAGGCCAAGATGAAAAAACTCTCTGATTTACTGAGTAAG ACAATtgaacaaacaaaagaaaatgtggCAAAAAAGCTAGCATTGACGTATAAGGAAATGGAACAAGAATGTAAGGAG ATCATGGATGGTTTTGCTGAGGGGAAAGACCTGGTTGTGTCTGTTATGTCTGCAATGGGGGAAGAGCAGATATGTGCTCTCAAAGACATTGGTCCTAAGTAG